The following proteins come from a genomic window of Diprion similis isolate iyDipSimi1 chromosome 8, iyDipSimi1.1, whole genome shotgun sequence:
- the LOC124409197 gene encoding uncharacterized protein LOC124409197: MRKFRLASWLLVLQTLIVIVCYPVEGQFDHLYSPSTLITDVFTVGVPKRETPMHKVLFTQRGYIQFLRWELPVPEIEEFTFCLWIKSFNLTYAHSIFSYSKDETDRLVRSWISPFGRSLHLEIGGLEIMAHPIRLEEHRWYHVCQSWDNQIGRYAAWIDGQKATEGQAVQLAGHVIPGGGDIVVGQEYTDFDKGLEEGIEGAVVGFNLLLVSAFERSKNFYNQRDSILSSLGYGTEAGSLNSNFAFKRSPEVGHFRRRTDETSQRLTAKPVANRFIDYPMKIVNARREGAFESTLREYLGDDGGLPGTLMKTSDRQRPVLAVKFVHKSKREARQTMRDRTKRRGGKEPLGLQLMHLTYSHCEIGRGSPFIGGSKMLISWTRTPVKVFGGAILKDAKSSCGNF, from the exons ATGCGAAAGTTTCGTCTCGCCAGTTGGCTCCTGGTATTGCAGACCTTGATCGTGATCGTCTGCTACCCAGTCGAGGGACAATTCGACCACCTTTACAGTCCGTCGACTTTAATCACCGACGTTTTCACGGTTGGCGTCCCGAAGCGAGAAACGCCGATGCACAAGGTGCTCTTCACCCAGAGGGGATACATACAG TTCTTACGATGGGAGCTTCCGGTGCCAGAAATCGAAGAATTTACCTTCTGCTTGTGGATCAAGTCCTTCAACTTGACATACGCTCATTCGATATTTTCGTACTCAA AGGACGAGACTGATCGTCTGGTGCGCTCTTGGATATCGCCGTTTGGCCGCAGCCTCCATCTCGAGATCGGTGGACTCGAGATAATGGCGCATCCCATCCGCCTCGAGGAACATCGATGGTACCACGTCTGTCAGAGCTGGGATAACCAGATCGGACGGTACGCGGCCTGGATCGATGGACAGAAGGCGACCGAGGGCCAAGCCGTTCAG TTGGCGGGCCACGTGATTCCGGGTGGAGGTGACATAGTCGTGGGTCAGGAGTACACCGACTTCGACAAGGGACTCGAAGAGGGAATCGAGGGCGCGGTGGTGGGCTTCAACCTTCTCCTGGTCTCAGCCTTCGAGAgatcgaagaatttttataaccaGCGAGACTCGATTCTGTCCTCTTTGGGTTACGGGACTGAAGCAGGATCGTTGAACTCGAATTTCGCGTTCAAGAGAAGTCCGGAAGTCGGTCACTTCCGGAGGAGGACAGACGAAACCAGTCAGAGGCTGACCGCAAAACCGGTAGCAAACCGGTTCATCGACTATCCCATGAAAATTGTCAACGCAAGACGGGAGGGGGCTTTCGAAAGCACCTTGAGGGAGTATCTCGGAGATGACGGAGGGCTTCCTGGGACCCTGATGAAGACGAGCGACAGGCAACGGCCAGTTCTGGCAGTGAAATTTGTTCACAAGAGTAAAAGGGAGGCGAGGCAAACGATGCGGGATCGAACAAAGCGACGTGGAGGAAAAGAGCCTCTCGGCTTACAGCTGATGCACTTGACTTACAGTCACTGCGAGATCGGTAGGGGCAGTCCTTTCATCGGAGGATCAAAGATGCTGATATCCTGGACCAGGACTCCGGTCAAAGTTTTCGGAGGGGCGATTCTGAAGGACGCGAAGAGCTCCTGCGGGAACTTTTGA